The proteins below come from a single Lentimicrobiaceae bacterium genomic window:
- a CDS encoding class II aldolase/adducin family protein yields MMVHRTMEESEFNEFAFWANETAKHALIKCSSGNLSHRVQNNQMLISASGCWLSELTAKQIAIFNIDDGTLINDIKPSAEHKFHLGIMQSRKEINTVLHFQSQAATTIACMGIEPDYNVIIEIPIYIGKICHLPYFTPGSHQLAEAVIDKMRECSLVQLSNHGQVVCGKSYQDVIQKAVFFELACNILLQSNFSAKALNNVQVESLLTYTLK; encoded by the coding sequence ATGATGGTTCACAGAACAATGGAAGAATCAGAATTCAATGAATTTGCTTTTTGGGCGAATGAAACAGCAAAACATGCCCTCATAAAGTGTAGTAGTGGCAATTTGTCGCATCGGGTTCAAAATAATCAAATGTTGATTTCAGCATCGGGTTGTTGGCTATCAGAACTTACAGCCAAACAAATTGCTATATTTAATATTGATGATGGCACCCTGATAAACGATATAAAACCATCTGCCGAGCATAAATTTCATCTGGGAATTATGCAATCAAGAAAAGAAATCAATACCGTTCTTCATTTTCAGTCTCAGGCTGCAACTACAATAGCGTGTATGGGAATTGAGCCTGATTATAATGTCATCATTGAAATTCCGATTTATATCGGTAAAATTTGCCATTTGCCCTATTTTACACCAGGTTCTCATCAGCTGGCCGAGGCTGTTATTGACAAAATGAGAGAATGCTCGCTGGTTCAACTGTCCAATCATGGGCAGGTAGTTTGCGGAAAGTCCTATCAGGATGTTATACAGAAGGCTGTCTTTTTTGAATTGGCCTGCAATATATTACTTCAGAGTAATTTCAGTGCGAAAGCTCTGAATAATGTACAAGTTGAATCCCTGTTAACCTATACTTTAAAATAG
- a CDS encoding 3-phosphoglycerate dehydrogenase, whose translation MKKVLVATDKPFAKVAVDGIRQIVEKAGYELVLLEKYTEHSDLINAVADVDAMIIRSDIADRSVIEAGKNLKIIVRAGAGYDNIDLAAATEHKVVAMNTPGQNSNAVAELALGMMVYMARNAYNGTSGTELRGKSLGIHAYGNVGKYVAQIAKGFGMEVFAFDPFVDAASMEKDGVKSIGTVDELYSKCQYISLHIPANAQTKKSIGFDLLSKMPKGATLVNTARKEVIDEEGLLKIFESRTDFKYLSDIEPEAKTEISEKYAGRFFFTPKKMGAQTSEANINAGLAAANQIVNFLENGVTTFQVNK comes from the coding sequence ATGAAAAAAGTTCTTGTTGCCACAGACAAACCTTTTGCCAAAGTTGCGGTAGATGGTATAAGGCAAATTGTGGAGAAAGCAGGTTATGAACTCGTTCTACTCGAAAAGTACACTGAACATTCAGACTTAATTAATGCTGTAGCAGATGTTGATGCTATGATTATTCGCAGTGACATTGCCGACCGCAGTGTAATTGAGGCTGGAAAAAACTTAAAAATTATTGTTCGTGCCGGTGCCGGTTACGATAACATTGACTTAGCTGCAGCTACCGAGCACAAAGTTGTTGCCATGAATACACCAGGACAGAATTCTAATGCAGTTGCAGAACTGGCACTTGGAATGATGGTTTATATGGCTCGCAATGCCTATAACGGCACCAGTGGAACTGAATTAAGGGGAAAATCTTTGGGTATTCATGCCTATGGAAATGTTGGCAAGTATGTTGCCCAGATAGCCAAGGGTTTCGGAATGGAGGTTTTTGCCTTTGACCCGTTTGTTGATGCTGCATCTATGGAAAAAGACGGTGTTAAATCTATTGGTACAGTTGATGAGTTATACAGCAAATGCCAGTATATTTCGCTTCATATTCCTGCTAATGCTCAAACTAAAAAGTCGATTGGATTTGACCTGCTTTCAAAAATGCCTAAGGGTGCTACCCTTGTTAATACAGCACGAAAAGAGGTTATTGACGAAGAAGGTTTATTAAAAATATTTGAATCAAGAACGGACTTTAAATATTTAAGTGACATTGAACCTGAAGCAAAAACTGAAATTTCTGAAAAATATGCCGGAAGATTCTTCTTTACTCCCAAAAAAATGGGAGCGCAAACTTCAGAAGCCAATATAAATGCAGGACTTGCTGCAGCTAACCAGATAGTGAATTTCCTTGAAAACGGAGTAACTACTTTTCAAGTAAACAAATAA
- a CDS encoding four helix bundle protein gives MDSELEKAVTFFRFEDLRIYHKAIDYIEWVTIKTSQFPNDNQASIGGRFGLSAQAIALNISEGSARNKSQFIYYLKMAKSAVRECVVFTLLASKLGYINETEVEESRGQLMEMTKMIGALIGSLQRASDLNAEDPD, from the coding sequence ATGGATTCTGAACTCGAAAAAGCAGTAACCTTCTTCAGATTCGAAGATTTAAGAATTTACCATAAAGCAATAGATTATATTGAGTGGGTAACTATTAAAACATCTCAATTTCCAAATGACAATCAGGCAAGCATTGGAGGGCGTTTCGGCCTTTCTGCCCAGGCCATTGCACTTAATATTTCAGAAGGTTCGGCCAGAAATAAAAGTCAGTTTATTTACTATCTTAAAATGGCCAAAAGCGCAGTCAGGGAGTGTGTTGTTTTTACGCTGCTTGCGTCAAAACTAGGCTACATTAACGAAACTGAAGTTGAAGAATCAAGAGGGCAATTGATGGAAATGACCAAAATGATCGGAGCGCTTATTGGTTCTTTACAGCGGGCCTCTGATTTAAATGCAGAAGATCCTGATTGA
- a CDS encoding DUF1015 domain-containing protein, which translates to MAILKPFRGLRPPKDISQKLASRPYDVLNSKEARIEANGNPWSLLHIIKPEIDLPEDMDEHAEEVYLKAKENLNKFRENKWLEQDNEEFLYIYAQTMNGRTQYGLVGCAGVEDYMNGIIKKHELTRKDKEEDRMKHVRVTNANMEPVFFTYPAVAEIDAIIEKIVSNEQPEYDFTADDGFGHHFWVIRDKATISALTSLFEKVPYTYVADGHHRTAAAALVGNEKKANNPEHTGNEEYNYFLAVHFPSNQLTIIDYNRVVKDLNGLTGPDFIEKLREAFEIEEKGEEIYKPEQLHDFSMYLDGKWYSLKAKTGTYDDNDPIGILDVTVLSKQILEKVLDIQDLRTSKRIDFVGGIRGLGELKRRVDSGEMAVAFALYPVSLQQLIDIADSGNIMPPKTTWFEPKLRSGLVVHLLD; encoded by the coding sequence ATGGCAATTCTTAAACCATTCAGGGGGCTAAGGCCACCCAAAGACATTTCACAAAAACTCGCTTCACGACCCTACGATGTTCTCAATTCAAAAGAAGCTCGCATCGAAGCTAATGGTAATCCATGGTCATTACTGCATATTATCAAACCTGAGATAGACCTTCCGGAAGACATGGATGAGCATGCAGAGGAAGTATACTTAAAAGCTAAAGAAAACCTGAATAAGTTTCGTGAAAACAAATGGCTGGAGCAGGATAATGAAGAATTTCTGTATATCTATGCTCAAACAATGAACGGCCGCACTCAGTATGGACTTGTTGGATGTGCCGGTGTAGAAGACTACATGAATGGTATTATAAAAAAGCATGAGCTTACACGAAAAGACAAGGAAGAAGATCGAATGAAGCACGTGCGTGTAACTAACGCAAATATGGAGCCGGTTTTCTTTACCTATCCTGCAGTTGCTGAAATTGATGCCATTATTGAAAAGATTGTCAGCAATGAGCAGCCTGAATATGACTTTACAGCAGATGATGGATTTGGTCATCATTTCTGGGTGATAAGGGATAAAGCTACGATAAGTGCGCTTACCTCGCTTTTTGAAAAGGTGCCTTACACTTATGTTGCAGATGGACATCACCGCACAGCAGCAGCAGCCCTGGTTGGCAATGAAAAGAAAGCAAATAACCCTGAACATACAGGAAATGAGGAATATAATTACTTCCTGGCTGTTCATTTCCCTTCCAATCAGCTGACAATTATCGACTATAACAGAGTGGTGAAAGACCTGAATGGTTTAACTGGCCCTGATTTTATAGAAAAGCTCAGAGAGGCTTTTGAGATTGAAGAGAAAGGGGAAGAAATTTATAAGCCAGAACAATTACATGACTTCAGTATGTATCTTGATGGTAAATGGTACTCACTGAAGGCTAAAACAGGCACTTATGACGATAATGATCCTATAGGCATTCTTGATGTGACTGTTTTAAGCAAACAAATTCTGGAAAAAGTGCTTGACATTCAGGATCTGAGAACCTCAAAAAGAATTGATTTTGTTGGGGGTATACGTGGATTAGGAGAACTTAAAAGAAGAGTAGACAGTGGTGAAATGGCTGTTGCTTTTGCACTTTACCCTGTTTCTTTACAGCAGCTTATTGATATTGCTGATTCCGGTAATATTATGCCTCCTAAAACAACCTGGTTTGAGCCCAAACTCAGAAGCGGATTAGTTGTTCATTTACTTGACTAA
- a CDS encoding ArsR family transcriptional regulator, with product MDIAEQILKALTDAGKPMKAGEIAESTGIDKKEVDNAIKKLKKEDKLSSPKVCYYEPKK from the coding sequence ATGGACATAGCAGAACAAATTCTAAAAGCACTTACCGATGCCGGCAAACCTATGAAAGCAGGTGAAATTGCTGAATCAACCGGCATTGATAAGAAAGAGGTGGACAATGCTATCAAAAAACTAAAAAAAGAAGATAAGTTGAGTTCGCCTAAAGTATGTTACTACGAACCAAAGAAATAA
- a CDS encoding cache domain-containing protein: MKLYSRIINYIRNQSLITVLSVSFMAIASLVVLSVSFYLAYSEMKQFKAESDNLRSSFNETQKLLIKSEVERAIKYIEYNRSLSQENIKRSIKQRVDEAYEIANNIYTENKSIKSNSEIAKMVKDALRPIRFNQGRADIFIYTCDGYSVLLPRSHKFENRNSINFRDSLGNYLVRNEIEFLKQVDRGFLTYRAPINENIQDSVVYKFTYVRKFAPLNWYFGSKDYLKDFEDDLKEDLLEWLSHLRYGNAGYIFINTLDGKALLSNGDRPAKPVDILQSGDKNWIDIFQNCRRIALDENDGFYEYKFIKLASNDFEPKVSYVKYFKEWNWIVGAGYYKNDIENDILLKQNDLKAKIFSWAIRLVVLLVLFLLLFYIFARLVSGRLLLEFSRFTANFRKASLESILIEKEMVSFKEFRELSESVNSTILERDAARIALEKEQALLRSLIDSIPDFIFFKDTNSKYVGCNKAFASYIGMKETDIIGKTDFDFFQKDSAERYLKSDLKILEDHIPIRNEEWNVFSDGSRRLLDTVKVIYTDNKGQVLGIMAISRDITEKEEIQMQFKAAKEKAEESDRLKTAFLANMSHEIRTPMNSIIGFSSLLSEDSLSAEEKTEYIQHINNSGEALLNLIDDIIDISKIEAGQLNISIEPCNLKELVNELFVSFSDQLNRKLKTDVKLIAEVEQHDISELVYTDPFRLRQVYSNLLGNAIKFTVKGAIRYGYKLDGGNLLFYVKDTGIGISEADQKVIFTRFRQVIDSGIRHRGGTGLGLAISQNIIELLGGSIWVESVLGEGSIFYFTVPYKPVEPNYLSPKQKNHADFPLLFDWSSKTMLIIEDIDSHFNYIYTALSRTGINLLRAKDGVTGLNICKENGQVDLVILDVNIPKMNGYEIAREIKKLSPKMPVIAHSNRLTANEEKLCFQAGCDDYIAKPAKFNILMNILSRYLETKHQK; the protein is encoded by the coding sequence TTGAAATTATATAGCAGAATTATTAATTACATCAGAAATCAAAGCCTTATTACGGTGCTTTCGGTGAGCTTTATGGCCATAGCATCGCTGGTTGTATTGTCCGTCAGCTTTTATCTGGCATATTCCGAGATGAAACAATTTAAGGCTGAATCTGATAATTTGAGAAGCTCTTTTAATGAAACACAAAAACTCCTGATTAAAAGTGAGGTTGAAAGAGCGATTAAGTACATTGAGTATAACAGATCACTTTCACAGGAAAATATTAAGCGAAGCATCAAACAAAGGGTTGATGAAGCATATGAAATAGCAAATAATATCTATACCGAGAATAAATCTATCAAATCGAACAGCGAAATAGCTAAGATGGTGAAAGATGCACTCCGCCCTATCAGATTTAACCAGGGCAGGGCTGATATCTTTATTTATACGTGCGATGGGTATTCTGTGTTGCTGCCGAGAAGCCACAAATTTGAAAACCGCAACAGTATCAATTTCAGGGATAGTTTAGGTAATTATCTGGTAAGAAATGAAATTGAATTTTTAAAACAGGTGGACAGGGGATTTTTGACATACAGAGCCCCTATTAATGAAAACATACAGGATTCTGTTGTATATAAATTTACTTATGTCAGAAAATTTGCTCCTCTAAACTGGTATTTTGGCTCAAAAGACTACCTGAAAGATTTTGAGGACGACTTAAAAGAGGATTTGCTTGAATGGCTCTCTCATTTAAGATATGGAAATGCTGGTTACATTTTTATCAATACGCTTGATGGTAAGGCATTGTTATCTAACGGAGATCGTCCTGCAAAGCCTGTGGATATATTGCAAAGCGGTGATAAAAACTGGATAGATATATTTCAGAATTGCCGCAGAATAGCCCTTGATGAAAATGACGGTTTTTATGAATACAAATTTATAAAACTGGCTTCCAATGATTTTGAGCCTAAAGTCTCTTATGTTAAATACTTTAAGGAGTGGAACTGGATTGTAGGAGCTGGCTATTATAAGAATGACATTGAAAATGATATCCTTTTAAAACAGAATGACCTAAAAGCTAAAATATTCTCATGGGCTATCCGGCTGGTGGTTTTATTGGTGTTGTTCCTGCTCTTATTTTACATATTTGCCCGGTTAGTGTCAGGAAGATTATTGCTTGAGTTCAGCCGGTTTACCGCAAACTTTCGAAAAGCCAGTCTTGAATCAATACTGATTGAAAAAGAGATGGTTTCATTTAAGGAATTTCGCGAATTGTCAGAATCTGTCAACAGTACGATTCTTGAACGGGATGCAGCAAGAATTGCACTTGAAAAAGAACAGGCATTGTTACGTTCTCTCATAGATTCAATTCCTGATTTTATTTTCTTTAAAGACACTAACAGTAAATATGTTGGGTGCAATAAAGCCTTTGCCAGTTATATCGGAATGAAAGAGACTGATATTATTGGTAAAACAGATTTTGACTTTTTTCAAAAAGATTCTGCAGAACGTTATTTGAAATCAGATTTAAAGATTTTAGAAGATCATATCCCCATTAGAAATGAAGAATGGAACGTTTTTTCAGATGGTTCGAGGCGACTGCTTGATACTGTAAAAGTAATTTATACTGATAATAAAGGTCAGGTTTTGGGCATTATGGCTATTAGCCGCGATATTACCGAAAAGGAAGAAATTCAAATGCAATTTAAAGCAGCCAAGGAAAAAGCGGAAGAATCTGACAGGCTAAAAACCGCATTTCTGGCAAATATGAGTCATGAAATCCGCACTCCAATGAATTCTATTATCGGATTTTCATCACTTCTTTCTGAAGATAGTTTATCGGCTGAAGAAAAAACGGAATACATTCAACATATCAACAATTCAGGGGAAGCATTATTAAACCTAATTGATGACATTATTGATATTTCAAAAATTGAAGCCGGGCAATTAAACATTTCAATTGAGCCTTGCAACCTGAAGGAGTTGGTTAATGAACTCTTTGTGTCATTTTCCGATCAACTTAATCGTAAGCTTAAAACCGATGTCAAGTTGATTGCTGAAGTTGAACAACACGATATTTCAGAATTGGTGTATACCGATCCGTTCAGATTACGACAGGTGTATTCCAATCTTTTGGGCAATGCAATTAAATTTACAGTAAAAGGAGCCATCAGATATGGTTACAAACTTGATGGAGGCAATTTATTGTTTTATGTTAAGGATACTGGGATTGGTATTTCTGAAGCTGACCAAAAAGTTATATTCACCAGATTCAGGCAGGTCATTGATTCGGGCATCAGACACCGCGGTGGTACCGGTCTCGGGCTTGCTATTTCCCAGAATATAATTGAACTTCTGGGTGGTTCAATCTGGGTTGAATCAGTTTTAGGCGAAGGTTCAATATTTTATTTTACTGTTCCATATAAACCTGTTGAGCCGAATTATTTATCACCGAAGCAGAAAAATCACGCTGATTTTCCGTTACTTTTTGACTGGAGCTCAAAAACCATGTTGATCATTGAGGACATTGATTCACACTTTAATTATATTTATACAGCGCTCTCCAGAACGGGTATAAACTTATTAAGAGCCAAAGATGGTGTCACAGGACTTAATATCTGCAAAGAGAATGGACAGGTTGATTTGGTAATTCTTGATGTCAATATTCCCAAAATGAATGGGTATGAAATTGCACGTGAAATCAAGAAATTATCGCCGAAAATGCCGGTTATTGCACATTCTAACAGGTTGACTGCAAATGAGGAAAAGTTATGTTTCCAGGCAGGCTGTGATGATTATATTGCCAAACCAGCTAAATTTAATATTTTGATGAATATCTTATCAAGATACCTTGAAACAAAGCATCAGAAATAA
- a CDS encoding sulfatase-like hydrolase/transferase → MKKILLAFLKMFIFWMLYFAIARTLFLVANVNLLKVEGIAFSEIMASYLYALHLDFATACYFMMIPFVLFLVQSVYSPAWLNKVLKVYTYIGLFLFSLLTVVELGIYPEWKTKLPFKAFTYLSHPAEIYDTISTASFFSLLGAFAVFFMISLLIFKKWFYKDIVQVKRNYLFSAVFAVITPIVLFIGARGGVQQIPINQSESYYSHHNILNLASVNSGFNLFINIIENYKNFGKNPFASYPDGEVKETINEIFKTPVDTTIRVLNTERPNIVLIIMESWSADLIESLGGEPGITPEFHKLENEGILFTNLYATGPRSEQAMSSIFGGFPAHPISSITVQPDKFAKLPTLTNKLINEGYATSFYFGGQLIYGNIKGFILHNGFKRITEGADFGNDVKKGKLGVHDEFVLARQLNDLNKEKEPFFSALFTLSSHSPYDQPMEEVLHWGDNERKYINSAYYTDRSLGQFISNARKQPWFKNTLFIFVADHSHNSYRNWPFTTPLYHRIPLLLFGDVIKDEFKGMKIKRLSNQPDLASTLLHQLNISADEFHWSRNLFNPYSPEFAYYSFEEGLGWVRPAGHFVWDARVKHYNENSIPPAFQDSIIREGKSYLQAVFQEYMDL, encoded by the coding sequence ATGAAAAAAATACTGTTGGCTTTTCTGAAAATGTTTATTTTCTGGATGTTATATTTTGCAATTGCCAGAACCCTGTTTCTGGTTGCCAATGTGAATCTGCTGAAAGTTGAAGGTATTGCATTTTCCGAGATAATGGCATCGTACCTGTATGCACTTCATCTCGATTTTGCAACAGCTTGTTATTTTATGATGATACCTTTTGTATTGTTTTTAGTTCAATCTGTTTATAGTCCAGCCTGGCTCAATAAAGTATTGAAGGTTTATACCTATATTGGTCTCTTTCTTTTTAGTTTATTAACTGTTGTAGAACTGGGCATATATCCTGAATGGAAAACGAAACTTCCATTTAAAGCATTTACATATCTGAGCCATCCGGCTGAAATCTATGACACTATTTCCACTGCCAGTTTTTTCTCTTTATTGGGAGCTTTTGCTGTTTTTTTTATGATCAGTCTTTTGATTTTCAAAAAGTGGTTCTATAAAGATATTGTTCAGGTAAAGAGAAATTATCTCTTCTCGGCTGTTTTTGCAGTTATCACACCCATAGTCCTGTTTATTGGTGCTCGCGGAGGTGTTCAGCAAATTCCCATCAACCAAAGTGAATCGTATTATTCGCACCATAATATTCTCAATCTGGCATCGGTCAACTCAGGGTTTAATCTGTTTATCAACATCATCGAAAACTATAAAAACTTCGGCAAAAATCCATTTGCATCTTATCCCGATGGCGAAGTTAAAGAAACAATCAATGAAATTTTTAAAACCCCGGTCGATACTACCATCAGGGTATTGAATACTGAGCGTCCCAATATTGTGTTGATTATAATGGAAAGCTGGTCGGCCGATTTGATTGAATCCCTGGGAGGTGAACCTGGCATCACACCCGAATTTCATAAACTTGAAAACGAAGGTATTTTATTTACCAATCTTTATGCTACAGGCCCCAGAAGTGAACAAGCAATGTCGAGCATTTTTGGTGGTTTCCCTGCTCATCCAATTTCTTCTATTACAGTTCAGCCCGATAAATTTGCCAAATTGCCCACCCTGACAAACAAGCTAATCAATGAAGGTTATGCTACTTCGTTTTATTTTGGCGGACAACTCATTTATGGAAATATCAAAGGATTTATCCTGCACAATGGATTTAAAAGAATAACGGAAGGTGCAGACTTTGGAAATGATGTGAAAAAAGGAAAGTTGGGGGTTCATGATGAATTTGTCCTGGCGCGACAGCTCAATGATTTAAACAAAGAAAAGGAACCTTTTTTCTCAGCACTTTTTACACTGAGTTCGCATTCTCCGTATGATCAACCTATGGAAGAAGTGCTGCATTGGGGCGATAATGAAAGAAAATACATTAATTCCGCTTACTATACCGATCGTTCGTTGGGGCAGTTTATTTCGAATGCCCGAAAGCAACCCTGGTTTAAAAACACACTCTTTATTTTTGTCGCTGACCATAGCCATAACTCTTACCGCAACTGGCCATTTACCACACCTTTATATCACCGGATACCTCTCTTGCTTTTTGGTGATGTGATTAAAGATGAATTTAAGGGGATGAAAATCAAAAGGCTGTCAAATCAACCAGACCTCGCATCCACTTTATTGCATCAACTTAATATAAGCGCTGATGAATTTCACTGGAGCCGCAACCTTTTTAACCCGTATTCACCTGAATTTGCCTATTATTCATTTGAAGAAGGATTGGGTTGGGTGCGCCCGGCCGGACATTTTGTATGGGATGCCCGGGTAAAACACTATAACGAAAATTCAATTCCGCCTGCATTTCAAGATTCAATTATAAGAGAAGGAAAATCTTATCTGCAGGCTGTTTTTCAGGAGTACATGGACTTATAA
- a CDS encoding glycosyltransferase family 39 protein, whose translation MQWLIKSLTNHPYYIWILVLLLLIPALFINIGLMPLLSDEPTRAIVTLEMMVKGNYITPTINGEFYYNKPPLFNWILAGFAYLTGNLNEVIFRLPTVISLLLFALAIFLIGKKEIGKTNAAIAGLMFVTSSRILFWDSFQGLIDITYSLVTFCSFAALYVFSEKRKFLLLFAVSYLLTAIGYLMKGLPSLAFQAISVVVWLGFIKEIRKLFSWQHLVGIGVFLLVTGLYYYAYLQTNSLQDVFSTLFDQSNRIKDKEGTILSWTIHLFKFPLDLGYEFAPWTVLLLLLFNKEVRGKTMSAKFLQFCLLIFASNIIIYWISADMRPRYLFMLVPLLFLIAAKAYHESQKVEARLFRMIDLTLQIFAFIGSFSILYYLFWSETNQMSGVWIYIPLLFIVSVLSAYFSLKMKDYRLLFILIVLLCVRISFNLFNLPARYNSYPDATYRQDEIMAGRLTGDYDLFILGDTPVNHDASFYITRERKQILTRTSEIKQKPAFYLTDKKNLANFADRLVNYKIYKKFTIKLMETELYLIKSE comes from the coding sequence ATGCAATGGTTAATTAAATCCCTTACAAATCATCCATATTACATTTGGATATTGGTTTTGCTTTTATTGATTCCTGCCCTTTTTATCAATATCGGATTAATGCCTTTACTTTCTGATGAACCCACCAGAGCCATAGTAACGCTTGAAATGATGGTGAAGGGCAACTACATTACACCTACAATTAACGGTGAATTTTACTACAATAAACCTCCTTTATTTAACTGGATACTTGCCGGTTTTGCCTATTTAACAGGAAATTTGAATGAGGTGATTTTCAGACTTCCCACTGTGATTTCATTATTGTTGTTTGCTTTAGCCATATTTCTGATTGGGAAAAAAGAAATTGGAAAAACCAATGCAGCCATTGCCGGATTGATGTTTGTTACCTCTTCAAGGATACTTTTTTGGGATTCATTTCAAGGGTTGATAGATATAACTTACTCTTTGGTAACTTTCTGTTCTTTTGCAGCCTTGTATGTATTCTCGGAAAAGCGCAAATTTCTGCTCTTGTTTGCTGTTTCTTATTTGCTAACAGCCATCGGGTATCTGATGAAAGGACTTCCATCTCTTGCTTTTCAAGCCATAAGTGTGGTAGTGTGGTTGGGGTTTATTAAAGAAATCAGAAAGCTTTTTAGCTGGCAACACCTTGTGGGTATTGGGGTTTTTTTACTTGTAACTGGCTTGTATTATTATGCTTATCTGCAAACAAATTCATTGCAGGATGTTTTCTCTACCCTCTTTGATCAATCCAACAGAATTAAAGATAAGGAGGGAACAATATTAAGTTGGACCATTCACTTGTTCAAATTTCCTTTGGATTTAGGCTATGAGTTTGCACCATGGACTGTCTTGCTGCTTTTATTGTTCAATAAGGAAGTCAGAGGAAAGACCATGTCAGCGAAATTTTTGCAATTTTGCCTGCTCATTTTTGCATCTAACATCATCATTTACTGGATTTCGGCTGATATGAGGCCACGCTATCTTTTTATGCTGGTGCCATTGCTCTTTCTAATTGCGGCAAAGGCCTATCATGAGTCGCAAAAGGTGGAGGCCAGACTTTTCAGAATGATAGATTTGACTTTGCAAATATTTGCCTTTATTGGCTCTTTTTCAATTCTTTATTATTTATTTTGGAGCGAAACAAATCAAATGAGTGGCGTTTGGATTTATATCCCCCTCTTATTCATAGTTTCTGTTTTGTCCGCATATTTTTCATTAAAAATGAAAGATTACAGGTTGTTATTCATCTTAATTGTATTGCTTTGTGTAAGAATAAGTTTCAATCTTTTTAATCTGCCAGCCAGGTATAACTCATACCCTGACGCCACTTATCGCCAGGATGAGATCATGGCAGGGCGTCTTACCGGTGATTATGATTTATTTATTTTGGGTGATACGCCGGTAAACCATGATGCCTCATTTTACATAACACGTGAGCGCAAACAGATATTGACCCGAACATCTGAAATTAAGCAGAAACCGGCTTTTTATTTAACCGATAAAAAAAATCTGGCTAATTTTGCAGATCGTTTGGTTAACTACAAAATCTATAAGAAATTTACCATCAAACTGATGGAGACCGAACTTTACCTTATAAAATCTGAATAA
- a CDS encoding glycosyltransferase family 2 protein, with protein MSEPKLSIIICVFNEEQNIKPLNKWINESIQDIDYEIVYVDDGSTDRTRQEIISLNDPRVVLVEFRKNYGQSSALYAGIEHARGEYLVTMDGDLQNDPSDIPMMLKMAEDEDWDLVAGIRKNRQDGVFLRKIPSKIANSIIRNSTGVHIKDYGCTLKVFKSDLAKNIGLYGELHRFIPVLASLEGARITQVDVKHHAREFGKSKYGINRTFKVVSDLLLMLFFKKYMQKPMHLFGGLGLVFFIIGTFINTYFLFEKIMGHDIWGKPMLLLGILLLIAGIQLITVGIMAELLMRTYYESQKKRPYKVRKVHTFNS; from the coding sequence ATGAGCGAACCAAAATTATCCATTATCATTTGTGTATTCAATGAAGAGCAAAATATAAAACCGCTCAACAAATGGATTAATGAGTCGATACAAGATATTGATTATGAAATAGTTTATGTTGACGATGGTTCAACAGACCGCACAAGGCAGGAAATTATTTCGCTGAATGATCCCAGGGTTGTTTTGGTCGAATTTCGGAAAAATTACGGGCAAAGCTCTGCGCTTTATGCAGGCATTGAGCATGCACGTGGTGAATACCTGGTTACCATGGATGGCGATTTACAAAATGACCCGTCTGATATCCCCATGATGTTGAAAATGGCAGAAGATGAAGACTGGGATTTAGTTGCCGGAATCAGAAAAAACAGACAGGATGGCGTTTTTCTGAGGAAAATACCAAGCAAAATAGCCAATTCAATTATCCGAAACAGTACGGGAGTGCACATTAAAGATTATGGTTGTACGTTAAAGGTATTTAAAAGCGATTTAGCGAAAAATATAGGGCTTTATGGTGAATTACACCGTTTTATCCCTGTATTGGCCAGTCTTGAAGGTGCCAGGATTACGCAGGTGGATGTTAAACATCATGCACGTGAATTTGGCAAATCGAAATACGGGATTAACCGCACTTTTAAAGTTGTGAGCGACCTTTTACTGATGCTATTCTTTAAGAAATACATGCAAAAGCCCATGCATCTTTTTGGTGGTCTCGGGTTGGTATTTTTTATCATTGGCACTTTTATCAATACCTATTTTCTGTTTGAGAAAATTATGGGGCACGATATATGGGGTAAACCTATGCTACTTTTAGGAATACTTCTGCTTATTGCCGGCATTCAGCTTATTACAGTGGGTATTATGGCTGAGCTTTTAATGAGAACTTACTACGAATCGCAGAAAAAACGGCCATACAAAGTCCGGAAAGTTCATACTTTTAATTCATAG